From one Amphiura filiformis chromosome 13, Afil_fr2py, whole genome shotgun sequence genomic stretch:
- the LOC140167731 gene encoding craniofacial development protein 2-like, whose translation MGLQRTEHHDAAALKPTGRFDGSPSAGPTPSRPPIRRSVADTPNERVALLTTKTSIGIGTWNVRTLHQTGNLEILLNQMMNFKWEILGIAETHWIDSGEFTMVGYKILCAGKYTIHRAGVALILNKQAQNALLGYNPISARIMSARFQTKTGAITIIQVYAPNTADTENNVDDFYDQLQHEVNKKPRKDILMVMGDLNAKVGDNNS comes from the coding sequence ATGGGCCTACAAAGGACAGAGCACCATGACGCTGCAGCCCTAAAGCCAACTGGAAGGTTTGACGGTTCTCCCAGCGCGGGACCAACACCAAGCCGACCCCCAATTAGACGATCTGTTGCTGATACACCAAATGAAAGAGTGGCACTACTAACTACAAAAACAAGTATTGGAATCGGGACCTGGAATGTTAGAACATTGCATCAAACAGGGAACCTGGAAATACTACTTAACCAAATGATGAACTTTAAATGGGAAATACTGGGAATTGCTGAGACGCACTGGATAGACTCTGGTGAATTCACCATGGTAGGCTATAAAATCCTTTGCGCGGGAAAGTACACCATACACCGAGCCGGAGTCGCCCTGATTCTCAACAAACAGGCACAAAATGCCCTTCTAGGCTACAACCCCATCTCAGCAAGAATAATGTCTGCAAGATTTCAAACAAAGACAGGAGCCATCACTATCATCCAAGTATATGCGCCCAATACTGCAGATACAGAAAACAATGTGGACGACTTTTACGACCAGCTACAGCATGAAGTAAACAAAAAACCCAGAAAAGACATTCTAATGGTAATGGGAGACCTCAATGCCAAAGTAGGAGACAACAACTCATAA